A stretch of DNA from Streptomyces venezuelae:
CAGGGTCTGCGGGTCCTCCGGATCGGCCTGGACGCCCTCGGCGGCATGCCGGACCGTCCGGCCGACGACCTCCTCGCCCACCGGCCGCCGCTCGGCGTCGTAGCTGGCCAGCAGGCCCGGTCCGGCCGCGTCCTCGACGGCGAGGGCCAGCTTCCAGGCCAGGTTGACCGCGTCCTGGATCCCGGTGTTCATCCCCTGCGCCCCGGTGGGCGGATGGATGTGCGCCGCGTCCCCGGCGACGAAGACCCGGCCGTCCCCGTAGCGGTCCACCAGCCGGTGGCTGATCCGGAACACCGAGGACCAGCGGAGGGCCGAGGCGGTGCCCGGGCGGGGCGCGAGCCGGTCCAGGACGGCCTGTACGTGGTGCAGTTCGGGGCCCCGGCCGCCCTCGATGCCGTGCGCGATCTCGTCCCCGGCGCCGTCGGCGGCCGACAGCTCGGGCGGGACCAGCATCGACATCCGGTACCTTCCCCGGCCGGGCAGCGGGATGCACACCAGCAGGTCGTCCATCGCGCCGTCGGCGTTGCGGTGCATGGCCCGCACCCCGTACCCCGCCGGCAGGTCCCAGTCGACCTCGACGTCGGCCAGCATGTACTCCTCGGGGAAGGCGCCACCCTCGAAGGCGAGCCCCAGGGTCTTGCGGACGGTGCTGTGCGCGCCGTCGCAGCCCACCAGGTACCGGGTGCGGACCTCCTCCTGCCCGCCGCCCGGCGTACCGAGGCGGGCCGTCACCCCGTCGGCGTCCTGGGTGAAGGACAGCAGCTCGGTGCCGCGCTCGATGCGGGTGCCGAACCGGGCCAGGTACTCCTCCAGCAGGCGTTCGGTCTCGTACTGGGGCAGGGCCGCGAAGTGGTAGGGCACCTCCGGCGGCAGGGCCAGGTCGATGCGGGCCACCTCGGTCCCGTTGACGTACACCAGTTGGCCGCGCATCAGGACGGCCGCCTCCAGGGCCGGCCGGACCAGGCCCATCCGGTCCCAGATCTCCAGGGTGCGCGGCTGGATGCCGACCGCCTTGGCGTACATCAGCCGGGCCGGGAGCCGGTCGACGATGCGGCAGCTCACTCCCCGCCGCCGCAGTTCCGCGGCTGCGGTCAGGCCGACCGGGCCGGCCCCGGCCACCAGGACGTCGGCTGCATCGTTGTGCGCCACATCCCCATGGTGTCCCGGGGCTGCGGCTCCGGCCACCGGGGCGCCGTCCGCGTTGCGGTGCCGGAGACCAGACGGCACGGTCGAGGCATGCCCATCGCCACAGTGAATCCCACGACCGGCCAGACCGTGCGCACCTTCGACGCCCTCGGCCCCGACGGCATCGAGCAGTGCCTGGCCGATGCCGAGGCCGCCTTCGCCGCCTACCGGACCACCTCCTTCGCCGACCGGGCCGCCCTGCTGATGCGGGCCGCCGCCCTCCTGGAGGAGGAGTCGGAGGACGTCGCCCGGACCATGACCACGGAGATGGGCAAGCCGCTGGGGGCCGCCCGCGCCGAGGCCGCCAAATGCGTGAAGGCCATGCGCTGGTACGCCGCCCACGCCGAGGAACTGCTCGGCGACGAACAGCCCGCCGAGGCCGATGTCCGCGACTCCGGGGCCTCGGCCGTCCGGGCCCACTACCGGCCGCTCGGCGTGGTCCTGGCCGTGATGCCGTGGAACTTCCCGCTCTGGCAGGTGGTGCGCTTCGCCGCGCCCGCACTGATGGCCGGCAATGTGGGCCTGCTCAAACACGCATCGAACGTGCCGCAGACCGCGCTCTACCTCGGCGAGCTCTTCCGCCGGGCGGGCTTCCCGCACGGCTGTTTCCAGACCCTGCTGATCGAGTCGGGTGCGGTCGAGCGGGTCCTGCGGGACCCCCGGGTGGCCGCGGCCACCCTGACGGGCAGCGAGCCGGCCGGGCGGGCGGTGGCCTCGGTGGCCGGCGACGAGGTCAAGAAGACCGTGCTGGAGCTGGGCGGCAGCGACCCCTTCGTGGTGATGCCGTCGGCGGACCTGGCGCGGGCCGCGCAGACGGCGGTGACCGCCCGGGTCCAGAACAACGGGCAGTCCTGCATCGCGGCCAAGCGGTTCATCGTGCACACCGACGTGTACGAGGAGTTCGCCGAGCGGTTCACGGCCGGCATGGCCGCGCTCCGGGTGGGCGACCCGATGGAGGACGGCACCGACGTGGGTCCGCTGGCCACCGAGAAGGGCCGGGCCGATCTGGAGGAGCTCGTCGACGACGCGGTACGGCACGGCGCCGGGGTGCTGTGCGGGGGCCGCCGCCCGGCCGGCTTCGACCGGGGCTGGTTCTACGAGCCGACCATCCTCTCCGATGTCACCCCGGCGATGCGGGTCGACCAGGAGGAGACCTTCGGGCCGGTGGCCACGCTGTACCGGGTGGCGGACCTGGACGAGGCGGTGCACCGCGCCAACCACACGCCGTTCGGCCTCAGTTCGAACGTCTGGACAAGGAACGACAGCGATGTCGAACGCTTCGTGCGGGACATGCAGGCGGGCGGGATCTTCATCAACGGCATGACGGCCTCCCACCCGGCCCTGCCCTTCGGCGGGGTCAAACGTTCCGGCTACGGGCGGGAGCTGTCGGGGCACGGGATCCGGGAGTTCTGCAACATCACCACGGTCTGGCGGGCCGCCGAGCACCACTGACGCGAATCGCGCGAATCCGGCCACACGGAACGGTGATTGCTGCCATCGTGTGTAACCGCCCGGCCGGGTGTGGCTCGCACCTGCCGGGGACCGAGGGGACCCCGGCAGGGGTCAGGGGAAGAGGGGGGAGCCATGTCCCGTGTGGCCAGGATCGGGGAGATCCGGCGACGTCGTGAGCAGCAGGCCCGGCAACTCGATGTCGCCCGCACCTGGGTGACGGAGGTACTGGCGGGCCTGCGCCTGCTGGACTCGCTGCGCCTGGAGCTGCTGGGAGCGGTACCCGCCGAGGCGGAGGGCCGGCTGGCGGCCCTCGGCGTGGAGCTGGGCGAGCTGCTGGAGCAACTCCCGCTGGAGGCGGCGGAGATCGAAACGGTGGCGGCCCGCTTCCGCCGCCCGACACTGAACGTGGGGGTGATCGGCCGGGCCCGGCAGGGCAAGAGCCGGATGATCCGGAGCCTGACCGGCCTGACCGAGCAGGAGATCCCGACCGGTGACGGCAGTTTCTGCACCGGGGTGACCAGTGTGATCCGGCACGAGGACGGAGTGGACACGCAGGCGCAGGTGTTCCTGCACAGCGAACGCTCCTTCCTGCACGAGGTGATCGCCCCCTACTACGCCGAACTCGGCCTGGGCACACCCCCGGCCACCCTCGACCGGTTCGCCGGCCCGCTGCCCGCCGAACCCGCCGGCCACAGCGCCGCGGACGGCAGCCGGTACGCACACCTGGCCGGGTTCCACGAGGCGCTGCCCGCGTACCGGTCGCTGCTGCGCACCCCGTCCCCGCATCCCGTGCCGGCGGGCGGGATCCGCTCCTTCGTGGCGCAGGCCGACGAGGACGAAACCCCGCTGCACTCCTTCCGCGCGGTGCGCCACGTACGGATCACCACGCATTTCACGGAGCAGGACTGGACCGGGCTCGCGCTGATCGACCTGCCCGGGATCGGTGACACCAACCTGCAGGACGCCCAGCGGATCGTGGCCGCGCTGAAGGACGAGATCGACGTGGTGGTGTTCGTCCGCCGGCCGGACGCACTGGGCGACGGCATCGGCACCTACGACCACGACCTGTACGACCACGTCCGGGACGGCCTGTCGGACGTAGGGCTGGAGCAGTGCTCCTTCCTGATCGTCAACCGGTGCAGCGGGCCGAAGAACGACAATTCCGCGAATGCGGAGCGGATGCTCACCCAGTGGCTGCCGGCCTCGCGGTTCGAGGTGGCGGAGGCGCACATCGCCGACTGTTCGCAGCCGGCCGAGGTGGCCGCCGTGATGGACCGGGTGCTGGAGCACCTCCTCACCCATCTCGACGGCCTGGACGCCCAGCGCCTGGCGGCCCGGACCGAGAAGGCCGCGGAACTGCGCGAGCGGATCGCCCGGCTGCTCGCGCAGGCCGGCCGGCTCGCCGATCTGGCCCAGCCCAGCGAGGTCTGGTTCCTGCCGTTCACCACCCTGTTCAAGGAGGCCTCCGGCCGGCTGGCCACCGCCCTGGCCGCGTACGTCCGGGAGCTGCGCGAGGAACGGGAGTACGCCGACACCTCGCTGGCCGAGGCCGTGGACGCCATCCTGGACGCGGCGCAGAGCGACCCCGGGCATCCGTCGGTGGAACAGATCGTGGTACGCGCCGACGCCGAGGACGGCCTGAGCGTGGCGTACGGCAAGTACCTCAACGAATCCCGGGCCCGGATCTCCCGCCGCTTCCTGGAGTGCGACCTCGCCCTGCACACCCGTACCGAGCGGATGCAGCACCGGATCGCGGAGATCCTGAAGGGGCCGGGCGGGCTGGCGGCCCTCGGTCCGGCCGAGGGCGCGGAGTTCCTGCGCGCCCTCGCCGACCGCATCCCCAAGGTGCGGGAGCAGGGCGAGAGCGAGATCCGCTACGCGCTGGGGCTGCTGGCCGGGTTCCAGCTGTCCTACCGGGGCATGCTGCAGCACCGGGTGCGGGGCTGTCTGGACGGGCTGCACGCCGACACCCCCGCCATGCGCTTCCCGGAGGGCCAGGTGCCGACGCCCGGGCAGGTGCGGGAGATGCTGGAGGTCTGCTACTCCGAGTCCCTGTACGCCTGCCGGGCCGAGCTCCACAAGGCGCTGGCCGAGCCGAGTGCCGCGGTGTTCGCGATCGTCGAGGAGTTCTACGACCGGGTGGTGTCGGCGGCGGGGGCTGCCGACGAGTGGCTGGTCTTCTACCAGGACGCGCGGGCGGAGATCTGGCCGGGCCGGTTCGCCGCCCTGGCGGAGGACGCCGCCCATCTGCGGCGCTGGTCCGAGACGGTGGGGACCGTCGCGGCGCTGCTGGAGGCGCCGCCGGGCACCGCGCCCGGCGCGCCCGGCGCGCCCGCCGATGTACCGGCCCCCCGGGCCCCGCACGCGCCCGAGGAGGCCGCACGATGACCACCCCCGAGCGGTACACCATCGAAGTGAGCATGCTGGGGCCCTCGGGTGCCGGCAAGACCTCGCTGCTGGCCTCCATGTACGCCCAGTACTCCGATCTCATCGGGGCGACGGACCTGGAGCTGTCGCCGGTCGGGGACACGGCGGTGAAGCTCTCCGATGCGGTGGCCCGGCTGAAGGCGCTGTCCCGGTCCGTGCAGGTGCGGGACAGCGTGGACGGCACCGCCGCCGCGGGTCTGCACCGGTATCTGATCGCGGTGGGCCAGAAGGGCAAGAAGCCCAGGTTCACCCTGCGGTTCACCGACTACGCGGGCGGACTGCTGCGGGAGCGGGGCGGCGGCGGAGTCGGCGAGCAGGTCCAGCAGGCCCTGGCCAACAGCCCGGTGATCCTGCTGGCGGTGGACACCGCGGCCCTGCTCGAACAGGACGGCCTGTACCACGACCGGATCAATGCGCCGCACCTGATGTACGAGCAGATCAAAACCCTGCTCCAGGGGAACGAGCAGCACCGCCTGCTGGTCATCGTGCCGCTGAAGTGCGAGAAGTACGTGGGCACCGAAGCCGGGGCGCACCATCTGCTGGACCGGGTCCGGGAGGGCTACAAGCCGCTGCTGGACCATCTGGCGCATCAGGAGGTGCGGTCCCGGGTCGGCTGTGTGGTGGTGCCCGTGCAGACCACCGGGTCGATCGTGTTCTCCTCGATCACCGAGTCTGCGGAGGGCCGGCTCCAGTTCCATTACCGCAGCCGCCGGCCCGGGGCCCCGTACGCCCCGGTCGACACCGATCAGCCGCTGCGCTACGTGCTGCGGTTCGTGCTCAACGTCTACCGGCAGGACCGGCGGGGGTTCTGGCGCGAGACCGTCGACGAGATGTTCAGCACCGACGACGCACTGCGGGCCGCGGTGAACACGTTCGCCTCCGGTACGGTCAGCCGGCCCGGCATCCGGGTCCTCCAGGACCATCCGCGGCTGGGGCGGTGACGGCGATGCCGGAGAGCAGTTGGTTCGTGGAAACACGCGGTTACCTGCCGGACCAGGACTACAGCTGGCAGCCGGCGGGGGCGGGCGGGCAGGATGCCCGGGCGGCGGCGGAGCTGCTGGCCCGGGGCTGCCGGGGCAGGTCTTTGTACGAGCTGATCGACGACTCCGCCTCCT
This window harbors:
- a CDS encoding FAD-dependent monooxygenase, with the protein product MAHNDAADVLVAGAGPVGLTAAAELRRRGVSCRIVDRLPARLMYAKAVGIQPRTLEIWDRMGLVRPALEAAVLMRGQLVYVNGTEVARIDLALPPEVPYHFAALPQYETERLLEEYLARFGTRIERGTELLSFTQDADGVTARLGTPGGGQEEVRTRYLVGCDGAHSTVRKTLGLAFEGGAFPEEYMLADVEVDWDLPAGYGVRAMHRNADGAMDDLLVCIPLPGRGRYRMSMLVPPELSAADGAGDEIAHGIEGGRGPELHHVQAVLDRLAPRPGTASALRWSSVFRISHRLVDRYGDGRVFVAGDAAHIHPPTGAQGMNTGIQDAVNLAWKLALAVEDAAGPGLLASYDAERRPVGEEVVGRTVRHAAEGVQADPEDPQTLMLREAQLLVGYPGSPIVTPADPADDAAGPRPGERAPDCGGLTGDITAYPLRLFDLLRGRDHVLLLYRDGRHHHGDGAHDLKELAALAHEFSGGRMESCVLLADGPAPPPGLALPAYRDSRGEFARLYGVRSTTAFVVRPDGHLGARLRPPAGPALAGHLAEIFRR
- a CDS encoding NADP-dependent succinic semialdehyde dehydrogenase, with protein sequence MPIATVNPTTGQTVRTFDALGPDGIEQCLADAEAAFAAYRTTSFADRAALLMRAAALLEEESEDVARTMTTEMGKPLGAARAEAAKCVKAMRWYAAHAEELLGDEQPAEADVRDSGASAVRAHYRPLGVVLAVMPWNFPLWQVVRFAAPALMAGNVGLLKHASNVPQTALYLGELFRRAGFPHGCFQTLLIESGAVERVLRDPRVAAATLTGSEPAGRAVASVAGDEVKKTVLELGGSDPFVVMPSADLARAAQTAVTARVQNNGQSCIAAKRFIVHTDVYEEFAERFTAGMAALRVGDPMEDGTDVGPLATEKGRADLEELVDDAVRHGAGVLCGGRRPAGFDRGWFYEPTILSDVTPAMRVDQEETFGPVATLYRVADLDEAVHRANHTPFGLSSNVWTRNDSDVERFVRDMQAGGIFINGMTASHPALPFGGVKRSGYGRELSGHGIREFCNITTVWRAAEHH
- a CDS encoding TRAFAC clade GTPase domain-containing protein, producing the protein MTTPERYTIEVSMLGPSGAGKTSLLASMYAQYSDLIGATDLELSPVGDTAVKLSDAVARLKALSRSVQVRDSVDGTAAAGLHRYLIAVGQKGKKPRFTLRFTDYAGGLLRERGGGGVGEQVQQALANSPVILLAVDTAALLEQDGLYHDRINAPHLMYEQIKTLLQGNEQHRLLVIVPLKCEKYVGTEAGAHHLLDRVREGYKPLLDHLAHQEVRSRVGCVVVPVQTTGSIVFSSITESAEGRLQFHYRSRRPGAPYAPVDTDQPLRYVLRFVLNVYRQDRRGFWRETVDEMFSTDDALRAAVNTFASGTVSRPGIRVLQDHPRLGR